A region of Ochotona princeps isolate mOchPri1 chromosome 2, mOchPri1.hap1, whole genome shotgun sequence DNA encodes the following proteins:
- the METTL18 gene encoding histidine protein methyltransferase 1 homolog, with translation MAFQFNFNIESHLDNELTPPGERDLTLESSKESPASKRQREEEQDRKHVAEEFGLAPAHPWEGNSVGNTDAQRHASSLLNAADSSKHLEPRENPSCVGVAKEHPVPADVKKVLDNKVMERVPGLRNINLPVVKTVLLRESFPGDNIISESFSSHSDLISGVYEGGLKIWECTYDLLAYFTKAKVTFAGKKVLDLGCGAGLLGITAWKRGAREVHFQDYNEMVIDEVTLPNVAASCPLQDEENDTEEPDVQRCRNSRVAQELGKCRFFSGEWSEFCKLVLCSEEGFGKYDLILTSETIYNPDYYRTLHQTFLRLLGKDGRVLLASKAHYFGVGGGVHLFQRFVEERNIFETRTLEIIDEGLKRFLIELTFKCPN, from the coding sequence ATGGCCTTTCAATTTAATTTCAATATAGAAAGCCATCTGGACAATGAATTAACACCCCCTGGGGAAAGAGACTTGACCTTGGAGTCCTCCAAAGAGTCACCAGCCTCAAAACGCCAACGAGAAGAAGAACAAGACAGGAAACATGTTGCGGAAGAGTTCGGCTTGGCTCCTGCTCACCCATGGGAAGGTAATTCAGTGGGGAACACGGACGCTCAGCGGCACGCCAGCAGCCTGCTCAATGCAGCTGACAGTTCAAAGCACCTGGAGCCACGGGAGAATCCATCCTGCGTGGGAGTGGCCAAAGAGCATCCTGTACCAGCTGATGTAAAGAAAGTGTTGGACAATAAAGTCATGGAGAGAGTACCAGGCCTCCGGAACATTAACCTGCCAGTGGTGAAAACTGTCCTGCTGAGAGAGAGCTTCCCTGGAGACAACATCATCTCAGAAAGCTTTTCGAGTCACTCTGATCTGATTTCAGGTGTCTACGAAGGAGGCTTAAAAATCTGGGAATGTACCTATGACCTCTTGGCCTATTTCACGAAGGCCAAAGTAACGTTTGCTGGCAAAAAGGTGTTGGATCTTGGCTGTGGAGCAGGGTTGCTGGGTATAACTGCATGGAAGAGAGGAGCCAGAGAAGTTCATTTCCAAGATTATAACGAGATGGTGATTGATGAAGTCACCTTACCTAACGTAGCCGCTAGCTGCCCTTTGCAAGATGAAGAAAACGATACAGAAGAACCAGATGTGCAAAGGTGTAGGAACTCACGGGTTGCACAGGAGCTGGGGAAATGTCGGTTCTTTTCTGGAGAGTGGTCTGAGTTCTGTAAACTTGTACTGTGTAGCGAAGAAGGTTTTGGAAAATATGACCTCATTCTCACTTCAGAAACCATTTACAATCCGGATTACTATAGGACTTTACATCAAACATTCCTTAGACTGTTGGGCAAAGATGGACGGGTGCTTTTGGCCAGCAAGGCACATTATTTTGGCGTAGGTGGAGGCGTTCATCTATTTCAGCGGTTTGTAGAAGAAAGGAATATATTTGAGACTAGAACACTTGAAATAATTGATGAAGGATTGAAGAGGTTCCTAATTGAATTGACTTTTAAGTGCCCCAATTAG
- the FIRRM gene encoding FIGNL1-interacting regulator of recombination and mitosis isoform X6, whose amino-acid sequence MSRERAVPASAPSLDELSGWPEELCRRELPSVLPRLLSMYQQSESWVESIQILKVIVKMFLPHVSHLMLEQTFFSQALPKTVKLFDDMMCALTNQAKELSSQNLEIQTTLRSVLQTMVQVLEALTGCVQHVCATQESIILENIHSLPSSALHVIKSTFVHCKCRTFSRLFSRRPILFRSS is encoded by the exons ATGTCCCGGGAGCGCGCGGTTCCCGCCAGCGCGCCTTCCCTGGACGAGCTCAGCGGCTGGCCGGAGGAGCTCTGCCGCCGCGAGCTGCCGTCCGTCCTGCCGCGGCTCCTC TCCATGTATCAACAGTCTGAAAGTTGGGTTGAGTCTATTC AGATTTTGAAAGTTATTGTTAAGATGTTTTTACCTCATGTGAGCCATCTGATGCTGGAACAGACTTTCTTTTCACAAGCGTTACCAAAG ACTGTGAAATTATTTGATGACATGATGTGTGCCTTAACTAATCAAGCCAAAGAATTATCAAGCCAAAATTTGGAAATCCAGACCACTCTAAGGAGTGTTTTACAG ACAATGGTACAAGTCTTAGAAGCCCTTACGGGATGTGTTCAGCATGTTTGTGCCACACAGGAATCCATCATTCTAGAAAACATTCATAGTCTGCCCTCCTCAGCCCTTCATGTAATCAAAAGTACATTCGTACATTGTAAG TGTCGGACCTTCTCCAGGCTCTTTTCAAGGAGGCCTATTCTCTtcagaagcagctga
- the FIRRM gene encoding FIGNL1-interacting regulator of recombination and mitosis isoform X4 has translation MYQQSESWVESIQILKVIVKMFLPHVSHLMLEQTFFSQALPKTVKLFDDMMCALTNQAKELSSQNLEIQTTLRSVLQTMVQVLEALTGCVQHVCATQESIILENIHSLPSSALHVIKSTFVHCKNSESVYSGHLHLVSDLLQALFKEAYSLQKQLMELLDMVYVDPSVDESDDILDMFFIHYWISAPLFLVWIMHFMPTLGSL, from the exons ATGTATCAACAGTCTGAAAGTTGGGTTGAGTCTATTC AGATTTTGAAAGTTATTGTTAAGATGTTTTTACCTCATGTGAGCCATCTGATGCTGGAACAGACTTTCTTTTCACAAGCGTTACCAAAG ACTGTGAAATTATTTGATGACATGATGTGTGCCTTAACTAATCAAGCCAAAGAATTATCAAGCCAAAATTTGGAAATCCAGACCACTCTAAGGAGTGTTTTACAG ACAATGGTACAAGTCTTAGAAGCCCTTACGGGATGTGTTCAGCATGTTTGTGCCACACAGGAATCCATCATTCTAGAAAACATTCATAGTCTGCCCTCCTCAGCCCTTCATGTAATCAAAAGTACATTCGTACATTGTAAG AATAGTGAGTCTGTGTATTCTGGGCATCTACACCTAGTGTCGGACCTTCTCCAGGCTCTTTTCAAGGAGGCCTATTCTCTtcagaagcagctgatggaacTGCTGGACATGGTTTATGTGGATCCCTCAGTAGATGAGAGCGATGACATTTTGGATATG tTCTTCATTCATTATTGGATATCTGCTCCATTATTTCTAGTATGGATCATGCATTTCATGCCAACACTTGGAAGTTTATAA
- the FIRRM gene encoding FIGNL1-interacting regulator of recombination and mitosis isoform X3: MYQQSESWVESIQILKVIVKMFLPHVSHLMLEQTFFSQALPKTVKLFDDMMCALTNQAKELSSQNLEIQTTLRSVLQTMVQVLEALTGCVQHVCATQESIILENIHSLPSSALHVIKSTFVHCKNSESVYSGHLHLVSDLLQALFKEAYSLQKQLMELLDMVYVDPSVDESDDILDMVIVLHSLLDICSIISSMDHAFHANTWKFIIKQSLKHQSVLKSQLKHRDIITSLCDDVLFSFHSCLQLAEQMTQSDTQDNADYKLFQKTLKLSRFFANSLLHYTKEFLPFVSDSCGTLHQLYLQIHSKFPPSLYANRMSKAQEEEIAGAFLVTLDPLISQLLALEPFVHTVLDGNLDLPPELHLPQCLLLVAVLDKLPSQPQHVQTLWCTENQSLETTTRIIAVL, encoded by the exons ATGTATCAACAGTCTGAAAGTTGGGTTGAGTCTATTC AGATTTTGAAAGTTATTGTTAAGATGTTTTTACCTCATGTGAGCCATCTGATGCTGGAACAGACTTTCTTTTCACAAGCGTTACCAAAG ACTGTGAAATTATTTGATGACATGATGTGTGCCTTAACTAATCAAGCCAAAGAATTATCAAGCCAAAATTTGGAAATCCAGACCACTCTAAGGAGTGTTTTACAG ACAATGGTACAAGTCTTAGAAGCCCTTACGGGATGTGTTCAGCATGTTTGTGCCACACAGGAATCCATCATTCTAGAAAACATTCATAGTCTGCCCTCCTCAGCCCTTCATGTAATCAAAAGTACATTCGTACATTGTAAG AATAGTGAGTCTGTGTATTCTGGGCATCTACACCTAGTGTCGGACCTTCTCCAGGCTCTTTTCAAGGAGGCCTATTCTCTtcagaagcagctgatggaacTGCTGGACATGGTTTATGTGGATCCCTCAGTAGATGAGAGCGATGACATTTTGGATATGGTAATTG tTCTTCATTCATTATTGGATATCTGCTCCATTATTTCTAGTATGGATCATGCATTTCATGCCAACACTTGGAAGTTTATAATTAA gCAGAGCCTTAAACACCAGTCGGTTTTAAAGAGCCAATTGAAACACAGAGATATAATTACTAGCTTGTGTGACGATGTCCTTTTCTCCTTCCATTCTTGTTTACAGTTAGCTGAGCAGATGACACAGTCAGACACACAG GATAATGCTGACTACAAATTATTCCAAAAAACACTGAAGCTATCTCGGTTCTTTGCCAACTCTCTTTTGCACTATACCAAG gaatttcttccttttgtctctgaTTCCTGTGGTACTTTGCACCAACTTTATCTTCAGATTCACAG CAAGTTTCCTCCAAGCCTGTATGCGAACAGGATGTCGAAAGCACAGGAAGAGGAGATAGCGGGAGCTTTCCTGGTGACACTGGATCCGCTCATCAGTCAGCTGCTCGCGTTGGAACCTTTTGTGCACACGGTTCTAGACGGTAACTTAG ACCTGCCACCTGAACTACACTTGCCGCAGTGTCTCCTTCTGGTTGCTGTCCTGGATAAACTGCCCTCTCAACCTCAGCATGTGCAGACCCTGTGGTGCACAGAAAACCAGTCCTTGGAAACCACAACCAG GATCATTGCTGTTTTATAA